ATGATTTTCCTCACTATCCAGCTGTCTTTTTTCAGGTAGGGGCGTTTCTTCGATCCTGCGATTCCGCTTGTCATTGCCCGTGAACTTCAGGGCGAGGTCGTATGCCTCTCGCAATCGCTGAAATCCTTCAGGATCAACTTCCGGATTGTGCACCTTCAACTTTTTGGCATAAGCCTTTTTTATCTGGGCAGGATTGTCCGTCGGTTCAATCCCGAGAATCTCCCAAATCCCCATTAATACTCATTCCACCCTTCAAACATGTCCAGCTGTTGCTTCAATTCTTCTGCTGCTTTGGCAATGTCTCTATCATTTTGGGTGGACAGGACACTTTCAAATCGGCGTAAGCAATTCGCAATGATCATACGGTTTTCGCCCAACGCTTCTTCATACATACGCTCGCCTTTTGCCAGAAGCAATCGATTTTCGGTTCGTTCCCTGGGGTGGATCTTAATGTTTTGGAGGGCTTGAAAACGCTCCTCAATTTCTTTTGGTGAAAGGCTGCCCGGGTTTTTTTCGATGACGGCCTTGGTTTTGACCCCTGTAGATACGACAGTCACTTCGACTTCGAGAATCCCGTTGATATCATATGTATAACGAACATCGATAGACTCCTCGCCCTTTTTGGCAGGGGGAACTTTTACATCCAGTTCGCCAAGTTTGAGGTTATGTTCGACCCGTCGGCTTTCGCCTTGATACACGTCAACGAGAATGGAGCGTTGATAATCGAGAACGGTGTATAACCGTTCTACCCGGCTGACCGGGATTGGCGTATTGCGCTCGATGATCGGAAAGAAGTAGCCATCCTCGTGTTTGCCGTTTGCCATGGTTTGTACAATACCCGTACCGAGTGTGTATGGGCAAACATCTGTTAAAACTAGCTCGTTTAACGCCTCGTTGCGTTCCTTGAGTGCTGCTTGAATCGCTGTTCCCAATGCAACAGCCTCATCGGGATTAATATGGGAATAGGGCAGTCGCCCAAATATTTTGCTTACGATGGACTTGATAAGCGGCATCCGCGTCGCACCACCAATAAGCACGATTGCGTCCAATTCCCGAGGTGAGATGGAGGCGTCTCTCAAAGCGCGCTCGATTGGCTGACGCAGTCGTTGCAGCAGGGGAAACGCGAGATCTTCCAGCTGATTCCGGCTGAGAGTCGATTCAACCAGCTCTCCCTGGATATTGACACTCATTTTCCCTTCTTGGTCCACAAACAAGGCACGCTTGCACAACTCAGCTTGTTTGTGAATGGACGAACGCGCTTTACTGTCCAGCGTGTTGATATCGAGTCGATGGGCTTCTATGAAATAAGAGGCGATCAGATCGGTAAAGTCTTCGCCGCCCAAAAAGTTGTCTCCAGCGATTGATTTTACTTCCATCACACCTTCGAACATTTCCAAAATAGAAACGTCAAACGTTCCGCCACCTAAATCGAATACGAGGAATTGTGTCTCCGATTCCTCCTGATGGAGCCCATATGAGATCGCGGCAGCAGTCGGTTCGCTGATTAAGCGCTCCACTTTTAGTCCAGCAAGCTCTGCTGCTCGCTTGGTTGCTTTGCGTTGTGTGTCGTTGAAATAGGCAGGCACACTGATAACCGCTTCGTGAACGGGATGCCCTAAATGAGCCTCTGCATCCGCCTTCAAAGATTTAATCACAAAGGAGGAAAGATCTTCGGCAGAAAAGGAATATCTCCCCAGTTGGTATCTTTTTTCTGTCCCCATAAACCGTTTGAAGGTAGAAGCTGTTCGATCTGGGTGAGTCAAGAGACGCTCTCTGGCGATTTTTCCAATCAAGATCTCGCCATTCTCATCGACGCTGACAACAGAAGGAGTCAGTGTTTCTCCGAGCGCGTTTGGAATGAGCACGGGTCCATTTTCAGTCCAGTAGGCCACCAGACTGTTCGTCGTGCCCAAATCAATTCCTATGGTGGTCATCAGCTAGGTCCTCATTTCCGAGTTTTTTCTACTAATATCGGCAAAAATAGTTACTTTGTAGATAATTTTACCATGAAAAAAATGGATATAATTGGTGCTTTAGTAGGATATGAAATCGAATTTTAGATAACGAAAATAGATATAGAATTCCTAAGATAGAAAACGACAGACGAGAGAGGTCGTTATGCCAATGCAGCAGCGAATGGAAAAGTGGTTTGAAACGTGGAAGTTACTTATGCATGATATGGAGCGACAAGGTGCTCAGGTTTGGCCGCTCACTATAGAACCACCAGCAAGGCTGGAAGAAATCGAGAGTAGAGAGGAAAGTCTCGGGATCAGATTTCCCGCGACGATCCGGACTATTTTGCTTGCGGGCAGTAGTCAGGTTCAAATAAATTGGTCGTTGCCATCTCGAGCGTTAGACCCTTTTTCGCTGAGTGGGGATTTGGGATGGTCATTGGATGCGTTTGAGTGGCCGTACTTTGGTGGGGACGAAGAGAGTGAGGACGAGAA
This genomic stretch from Brevibacillus brevis harbors:
- a CDS encoding molecular chaperone HscC gives rise to the protein MTTIGIDLGTTNSLVAYWTENGPVLIPNALGETLTPSVVSVDENGEILIGKIARERLLTHPDRTASTFKRFMGTEKRYQLGRYSFSAEDLSSFVIKSLKADAEAHLGHPVHEAVISVPAYFNDTQRKATKRAAELAGLKVERLISEPTAAAISYGLHQEESETQFLVFDLGGGTFDVSILEMFEGVMEVKSIAGDNFLGGEDFTDLIASYFIEAHRLDINTLDSKARSSIHKQAELCKRALFVDQEGKMSVNIQGELVESTLSRNQLEDLAFPLLQRLRQPIERALRDASISPRELDAIVLIGGATRMPLIKSIVSKIFGRLPYSHINPDEAVALGTAIQAALKERNEALNELVLTDVCPYTLGTGIVQTMANGKHEDGYFFPIIERNTPIPVSRVERLYTVLDYQRSILVDVYQGESRRVEHNLKLGELDVKVPPAKKGEESIDVRYTYDINGILEVEVTVVSTGVKTKAVIEKNPGSLSPKEIEERFQALQNIKIHPRERTENRLLLAKGERMYEEALGENRMIIANCLRRFESVLSTQNDRDIAKAAEELKQQLDMFEGWNEY